In Nostoc sp. UHCC 0926, a single genomic region encodes these proteins:
- a CDS encoding chemotaxis protein CheB, translating to MTSEQLSEQPASESAANKALDVKQLENINALFPIVGIAASAGGLEAFTQLLKHMLTDTGMAFVLIQHLDPNHKSLLSEILARATQMPVSEVQSGVTIEPNQVYIIPPNTKMILSGGVLQLTPREKVHGKYMPADAFFSSLAADRGRKAIAVVLSGADGDGSLGLKAIKAAGGVTFAQCEDTAKFDSMPNTAVATGNVDFVLPPGKIAEELANLSRNPFISDSQPLITPEKLPEQGDALATIFALLRSAFGVDFSHYKPNTLDRRMQRRMLLYKLERLEDYAQYLQENPAEVKALYEEILIHVTYFFRDPEAFQLLKEQVFPSIMLSKSALPIRIWVAGCSTGEEVYSIVISLLEFLSDKLTPPPIQIFATDISEMAIDKARSGIYAENQMVEVSPERRRRFFNTLEGGRYQINKAVRDLCVFARQDLGSDPPFSNLDIISCRNVLIYLDETLQKRILPIFHYSLNPTGFLLLGTSESTGKYSDFFTLIDKKYKIYAKKLTANRPILSFVTSNYPIAKLDEPQPGNSNPSDEFDLEKKTDQLILNRYAPVGVVINDKMDVVQFRGEIDLYLKLAPGKPSLNLFKMVRQGLLIELRTTIYQAQRQKILVRREGLRIEESELSKIVNLEVIPFKPGTDEEFYFLVLFEEAPPTVNKLSSFNPESQEQADLEREIVRLKQELLTANQEQAATQEYLQAVIQQQEHINQDLKVANEEILSSNEELQSTNEELETAKEEIQATNEELNTTNEELRSRNLELHQVNNDLTNLLASINIPILILTSDLRIRRFTPMGQRLFNLIPADAGRPLSDIRTNLDIPDLEPLILDVLDTLSIKELEVQTLGGHWYNLRIRPYRTIENQIDGVVLVLIDIDVLKRSAATLEQARNYAEGIVETVQVPLIVLDSDLRVNKANRSFYETFQVSPSEIAQSLIVELGNGQWNLPGLRSLLEDILANDTSIQNLEVEHRFEQIGQKTMLLNGWKIIQQGDAQMILLAIEDITERKQFEVERSQLLAQEQSARQQAEIANRAKDEFLSNLSHELRNPLNTILGWAQLSRTRDFDSSAITRAWEVVERSARVQAQLIDDMLDVSRITSGKLHLKTRLIDLVSVVDAAIESVKLSAEAKTIQIVSQLNSATVVGDFDRLQQVLWNLFSNAIKFTPVGGRVEITLEAVDTHAQIQVSDTGIGISADLLPYVFERFRQGNSSSSKATQGLGLGLSIVRHLVELHGGTVQAQSPGEGQGTTITVRLPLRSMPPEITPSTYLEPSILSGMDTLDGKNPSLTLEGLCILAVDDQADSRDLIKWMLEHFGAEVVVVTSAREAIAALTESPDRYNLLLADIGMPEEDGYSLIRQVRALDAYAEGQIPAVAITAYVSEQEQQMAIDAGFQMHMAKPINPTQLVLMIANLCGLRAR from the coding sequence ATGACATCCGAGCAACTCTCTGAGCAACCTGCATCTGAATCTGCCGCTAATAAAGCGTTGGACGTAAAGCAGCTTGAGAATATAAATGCTTTATTTCCCATCGTTGGCATTGCCGCCTCTGCGGGTGGATTAGAGGCATTTACCCAGTTACTCAAGCATATGCTTACCGATACAGGAATGGCATTTGTGCTGATTCAGCACTTAGACCCTAACCACAAGAGTCTGTTGAGCGAGATTCTGGCGAGAGCAACTCAAATGCCTGTCAGTGAAGTGCAATCCGGGGTGACTATAGAACCAAACCAAGTCTACATCATTCCGCCTAACACTAAGATGATCTTGTCTGGTGGGGTGTTGCAACTGACGCCGCGAGAGAAAGTTCATGGGAAATATATGCCTGCTGATGCGTTCTTTAGCTCATTGGCAGCGGATCGAGGGCGCAAAGCGATCGCAGTGGTATTATCTGGAGCGGATGGAGACGGTTCACTAGGACTAAAGGCAATCAAGGCAGCCGGAGGTGTGACTTTTGCTCAGTGTGAAGACACGGCCAAATTCGATAGTATGCCCAATACCGCTGTTGCCACAGGGAATGTCGATTTTGTGCTGCCGCCTGGAAAAATTGCCGAGGAACTGGCAAACCTCAGTCGTAATCCTTTTATTTCTGACTCACAACCGCTGATAACGCCTGAGAAATTGCCCGAACAGGGAGATGCCCTGGCGACTATTTTTGCGTTATTGCGATCGGCATTTGGCGTTGACTTCAGCCACTACAAGCCCAACACGCTTGATCGGCGAATGCAGCGGCGAATGCTGTTGTACAAACTAGAACGATTAGAGGATTATGCCCAGTATTTGCAAGAGAATCCGGCTGAAGTTAAGGCGCTCTATGAAGAAATTCTGATCCACGTCACCTATTTTTTCCGTGACCCCGAAGCATTTCAACTGTTGAAAGAGCAAGTCTTTCCCAGTATCATGCTCTCCAAGTCGGCATTGCCGATTCGGATTTGGGTGGCAGGGTGTTCCACAGGCGAGGAGGTCTATTCAATTGTCATCTCCTTGCTGGAGTTTTTGTCGGATAAATTAACCCCCCCGCCGATCCAGATTTTTGCCACAGACATCAGCGAGATGGCAATTGACAAAGCCAGATCCGGCATTTATGCAGAGAATCAAATGGTGGAAGTCTCACCAGAGCGCCGCCGCAGATTCTTTAATACCCTTGAGGGCGGTAGATATCAAATTAACAAAGCTGTCCGCGACCTGTGTGTGTTTGCCCGACAAGACTTGGGCAGTGACCCTCCTTTTTCCAACTTAGATATAATTAGCTGTCGGAATGTACTGATTTATTTAGACGAAACGTTGCAAAAACGGATACTGCCCATCTTTCATTACAGTCTCAACCCAACTGGCTTTCTACTGCTAGGGACTTCAGAAAGCACAGGTAAATATTCGGACTTTTTTACTCTGATTGACAAAAAGTATAAAATCTATGCCAAGAAGCTAACCGCAAATCGTCCAATTCTTTCGTTCGTTACCAGCAATTATCCGATCGCAAAACTGGACGAACCTCAACCTGGGAATTCAAATCCATCGGATGAGTTTGACTTAGAGAAAAAAACTGACCAACTGATCTTGAATCGCTATGCCCCAGTGGGTGTGGTGATCAACGACAAGATGGACGTGGTGCAATTTCGGGGAGAAATCGATCTCTACCTAAAACTTGCACCTGGGAAACCAAGTCTCAACTTATTCAAAATGGTGCGCCAGGGTTTGCTCATCGAGCTACGCACCACAATTTATCAGGCACAACGGCAAAAAATTCTAGTTAGAAGGGAAGGGTTACGGATTGAAGAGAGTGAGCTTTCAAAAATCGTCAATCTTGAGGTGATTCCATTCAAGCCTGGGACTGACGAAGAATTCTACTTTCTGGTTTTATTTGAAGAAGCCCCACCCACGGTTAACAAACTTAGCTCTTTTAATCCTGAGAGCCAAGAGCAGGCAGACTTAGAGCGTGAGATTGTTCGGCTCAAGCAGGAACTCCTAACCGCCAACCAAGAGCAGGCTGCGACTCAAGAGTATCTGCAAGCAGTGATCCAACAGCAGGAGCATATCAATCAAGACCTGAAAGTTGCCAATGAAGAAATCCTCTCCAGTAATGAAGAGTTGCAAAGCACCAATGAGGAACTAGAAACTGCCAAAGAAGAGATTCAGGCAACCAACGAAGAACTCAACACAACCAATGAAGAACTTCGCTCTCGAAATCTGGAATTACACCAAGTTAACAACGATCTCACGAATTTGCTGGCCAGTATCAATATCCCAATTTTGATATTGACTTCGGACTTACGCATTCGACGTTTTACGCCAATGGGGCAACGGCTTTTCAATTTAATTCCCGCCGATGCTGGACGACCCTTGAGCGACATCAGAACGAATCTCGATATTCCTGACTTAGAACCTCTAATTTTAGATGTGCTTGACACACTCAGCATCAAAGAATTAGAAGTCCAAACTCTGGGGGGACATTGGTACAACCTCCGCATCCGTCCTTATCGCACCATAGAAAACCAGATTGATGGTGTAGTGTTGGTATTAATAGATATTGATGTTCTGAAACGCAGTGCAGCAACCTTAGAACAAGCCCGGAATTACGCTGAAGGGATTGTGGAGACAGTACAAGTACCGTTAATCGTGCTTGATTCTGATTTGCGGGTGAACAAAGCCAATCGCTCGTTTTATGAAACATTTCAAGTTTCACCATCAGAGATAGCGCAATCTTTAATTGTTGAACTAGGCAACGGTCAGTGGAACCTGCCGGGATTGCGATCGCTCTTAGAAGACATTCTCGCCAACGATACCAGTATTCAAAACTTGGAGGTAGAGCATCGTTTTGAGCAAATTGGGCAAAAAACCATGCTGCTCAATGGTTGGAAAATTATTCAACAGGGAGATGCTCAAATGATTTTGCTGGCGATTGAAGATATCACCGAGCGCAAGCAGTTTGAGGTAGAGCGATCGCAACTTCTAGCACAGGAGCAGTCAGCCCGTCAACAGGCGGAAATTGCCAACCGAGCTAAAGATGAATTCCTGTCGAACCTCTCCCATGAACTTCGTAACCCGCTCAATACTATACTGGGCTGGGCGCAACTCTCGCGCACCCGTGATTTCGATTCTTCAGCAATCACTCGTGCCTGGGAAGTGGTGGAGCGGAGTGCTAGGGTGCAAGCTCAGTTAATTGATGATATGCTGGATGTCTCACGGATTACGAGTGGAAAGCTTCATTTAAAAACTCGTCTAATTGATCTAGTTTCAGTAGTGGATGCCGCCATCGAGTCTGTCAAATTGTCCGCAGAGGCGAAAACCATTCAAATTGTTTCACAGTTGAACTCGGCGACGGTTGTTGGAGATTTTGATCGCTTACAGCAAGTTCTATGGAATTTATTTTCTAACGCGATTAAGTTCACTCCAGTCGGTGGGCGAGTGGAAATCACGCTCGAAGCTGTAGATACTCACGCCCAGATTCAAGTCAGCGACACAGGAATTGGCATTTCGGCAGACTTGCTGCCGTATGTGTTTGAGCGCTTCCGCCAAGGAAATTCTAGTAGCAGCAAAGCAACTCAGGGACTTGGATTGGGCTTGTCAATTGTCCGTCATCTTGTAGAACTTCACGGTGGAACAGTTCAAGCGCAAAGTCCAGGCGAGGGACAAGGAACCACGATCACCGTTAGGCTGCCTCTGCGCTCAATGCCACCGGAGATTACACCGTCAACTTATTTAGAGCCGAGCATTTTGTCAGGGATGGACACATTAGATGGTAAAAATCCATCCCTTACCCTTGAAGGGCTGTGCATCCTAGCTGTAGATGATCAAGCAGACAGCCGCGACTTAATCAAGTGGATGTTAGAACACTTCGGGGCTGAAGTAGTGGTTGTGACATCGGCAAGGGAAGCGATCGCTGCTCTAACTGAATCTCCTGATAGATATAATCTGCTTCTAGCAGATATTGGGATGCCAGAGGAAGATGGTTACTCCCTGATTCGTCAGGTGAGAGCGCTTGACGCCTATGCGGAGGGACAAATTCCAGCAGTGGCAATCACTGCCTATGTCAGCGAGCAAGAGCAGCAAATGGCAATTGATGCTGGGTTCCAAATGCATATGGCTAAACCGATTAACCCGACTCAATTGGTATTGATGATTGCAAACTTGTGTGGACTCCGAGCCAGATGA
- a CDS encoding response regulator codes for MTTNPSFIQGLRVLLVDNDVNFCNSLTPMLQSYGVKVQTASLGEQALEIFVQWQPDVLLNGISSPKEDGYALIQQVRTLTGERGKVVPAIALTGAVTEDMYQRALLAGFSLCFAKPIVIDDFVAVLGILAITNNPHSCSC; via the coding sequence TTGACCACTAATCCTTCATTTATTCAAGGGCTACGAGTACTCCTTGTAGATAATGATGTCAATTTCTGCAATTCGTTGACGCCGATGTTGCAATCCTATGGTGTGAAGGTGCAAACGGCATCTTTAGGAGAGCAAGCTCTGGAAATATTTGTGCAATGGCAACCTGATGTCCTCTTGAATGGTATTTCCTCGCCAAAGGAGGATGGCTATGCTCTGATTCAGCAAGTGAGAACACTTACGGGAGAACGAGGCAAAGTAGTGCCAGCGATCGCTCTGACAGGCGCTGTAACTGAAGATATGTATCAACGTGCTCTCTTAGCTGGGTTTAGTCTATGCTTTGCTAAACCCATAGTTATTGATGATTTCGTTGCTGTACTTGGCATTTTAGCAATTACCAATAATCCTCATTCGTGCTCATGCTAA
- a CDS encoding fasciclin domain-containing protein gives MVISDVAMKVPINMLVAALKAAKGVDTFKGNSLFTVFVPADNTFTQLQASTIDALLKDIAKLNNISIL, from the coding sequence ATGGTTATCAGTGATGTTGCCATGAAAGTTCCCATTAATATGCTAGTTGCTGCACTCAAAGCTGCTAAGGGAGTAGATACTTTCAAAGGTAATAGCCTGTTCACCGTTTTTGTACCTGCTGATAACACGTTTACTCAACTTCAAGCAAGCACAATAGATGCACTGCTTAAGGACATTGCAAAGCTCAATAACATCTCAATTTTGTAA
- a CDS encoding Gfo/Idh/MocA family protein, whose protein sequence is MTNQIKIAVIGVGRWGVHLLRNFLADPQVNVVAVVDPHPERLAAVKQQFNLDINVVLTTEWQDLKKIPGLTGVAIATPATTHYALIKDALQQGYHVLAEKPLTLIPAECRELCQLAEQRHLILMVDHTYLFHPAVERGKTVVQAGKLGNLRYGYATRTHLGPVRQDVDALWDLAIHDIAIFNAWLGQIPVKVQATGTVWLQGQANREITHSLSQGLADLVWVTLTYPDGFQAYIHLCWLNTDKQRRLGIVGSLGSLIFDEMSLSSPLTLLNGEFEQQGNQFIPVNQRQIVLELETGEPLQRVCSGFVVSILNNTPSEVSSGWVGTQLVEILAALTISLQQDGKPIFLDP, encoded by the coding sequence ATGACAAACCAAATTAAAATTGCTGTTATCGGAGTTGGGCGTTGGGGAGTGCATTTGCTGCGGAATTTCTTAGCAGATCCCCAAGTAAATGTAGTTGCTGTAGTGGACCCCCATCCCGAACGATTAGCGGCGGTAAAGCAGCAGTTTAACTTAGATATAAATGTAGTATTAACAACCGAGTGGCAAGATTTAAAGAAAATACCAGGGTTGACAGGGGTGGCGATCGCAACTCCAGCCACCACCCACTATGCTTTAATTAAAGACGCTCTCCAACAGGGATACCATGTTTTAGCTGAAAAACCCCTAACTCTCATCCCAGCAGAATGTCGGGAACTTTGCCAGTTGGCAGAGCAGCGTCATTTAATACTCATGGTTGACCATACCTATTTATTTCACCCAGCAGTTGAGCGAGGAAAAACTGTAGTACAAGCGGGTAAATTAGGTAATTTACGCTATGGCTACGCGACGCGCACTCATTTAGGGCCTGTCCGGCAAGATGTTGATGCGCTGTGGGACTTAGCGATTCACGATATTGCTATCTTTAACGCTTGGCTGGGTCAGATCCCTGTGAAAGTACAAGCAACGGGTACAGTGTGGCTACAGGGGCAAGCCAATAGGGAAATTACTCACTCTCTATCCCAAGGTTTAGCTGATCTAGTATGGGTAACACTGACATATCCAGATGGCTTTCAAGCTTATATTCACTTGTGCTGGCTGAATACCGATAAACAGCGACGGCTGGGGATTGTAGGTAGCCTTGGTAGTTTGATTTTTGATGAAATGTCACTATCATCACCTCTAACCCTTCTGAATGGGGAATTTGAACAGCAGGGCAATCAATTTATTCCTGTGAATCAAAGGCAGATAGTGCTGGAATTAGAAACAGGCGAACCATTGCAGCGGGTTTGCTCCGGCTTTGTTGTCTCTATTCTCAACAATACTCCCTCAGAGGTTTCATCTGGCTGGGTAGGCACTCAGTTAGTAGAAATTCTTGCTGCTCTAACAATATCTCTTCAGCAAGACGGCAAACCTATTTTTCTTGACCCGTAA
- the rnc gene encoding ribonuclease III encodes MPLAYPRRQRQLESLVQKLGLSLEAPIKWELLDLALTHPTVSDSANYEQLEFVGDAVVRLVSAVVLWENYPDCPVGDFAAIRSVLVSDRILAQLARVYGLELYLLVAGSATADKVGLESRLADAFEAVLGALYLSTQNLELIRSWLDPHFQQLTTEIRLDPARLNYKAALQEWTQAQFKVLPEYRVVEVSQPYRNQERFMAEVWLHGNKLGVGKGRSIKTAEQAAAKVAFLAIPKPQIP; translated from the coding sequence ATGCCCCTTGCTTATCCACGCCGTCAGCGCCAACTCGAAAGTTTAGTCCAAAAATTAGGTTTGTCGCTAGAAGCACCTATAAAGTGGGAACTGCTGGATTTAGCGCTAACTCATCCCACTGTCTCTGATTCGGCAAATTATGAACAGCTTGAGTTTGTTGGCGATGCAGTGGTGCGGCTGGTGTCGGCTGTTGTCTTATGGGAAAATTATCCCGATTGTCCAGTAGGGGATTTTGCAGCAATTCGTTCGGTGTTGGTGAGCGATCGCATCCTCGCCCAATTGGCAAGAGTTTATGGTTTGGAGTTATACTTACTAGTCGCTGGCAGTGCTACTGCTGATAAAGTTGGTCTAGAGTCACGACTGGCAGATGCTTTTGAAGCAGTTCTGGGTGCGCTTTACTTAAGTACTCAAAATCTGGAACTAATCCGCTCTTGGTTAGATCCCCACTTCCAACAACTAACGACAGAAATTCGCCTCGATCCAGCCAGACTTAATTACAAAGCTGCTCTCCAAGAATGGACTCAGGCACAATTTAAAGTTTTACCAGAGTATCGGGTTGTGGAAGTCAGTCAACCGTACCGCAATCAAGAACGTTTCATGGCTGAAGTGTGGCTGCACGGAAATAAGCTAGGAGTTGGTAAGGGACGCTCGATCAAAACTGCTGAACAAGCCGCAGCTAAGGTAGCTTTTTTAGCAATTCCTAAACCGCAAATACCCTGA
- the corA gene encoding magnesium/cobalt transporter CorA, which yields MARKLRRPSKIVTRPYENEFYHQPGTLPGTIFIDADAPPPIIFLIDYNQTNFVREQIATPEECVPYLEMESISWVDVQGLGSQDILQRLGKVFELPPLVLEDIVNVPERPKIEDYEDQLLFIARMVVAKEKTCGFYSEQVSLILGKNYLLTVQEEPEHDCFEGVRSRIEKNKGIIRKQGADYLAYAVLDAIIDGFFPVLELYGERIEELEEEVIVRPNPQTLQNIYKIRRELLQLRRAIWPQRDAINSLIRDGSDLIGEEVRIYLRDCYDHTVQVMDMVETYRELASGLMDVYLSAVSNKMNEIMKVLTIVSTIFIPLTFIAGVYGMNFSTEKSPYNMPELNWYWGYPLCLAVMAAIALGLLFFFWQRGWLQNSVTMKRN from the coding sequence ATGGCACGAAAACTGCGCCGCCCTTCCAAAATAGTAACTAGGCCATATGAAAATGAGTTCTATCACCAACCAGGGACTCTACCTGGAACCATTTTTATTGATGCGGATGCCCCGCCACCAATAATTTTCTTGATTGACTATAACCAAACCAATTTCGTCCGTGAGCAAATAGCAACCCCAGAGGAGTGTGTCCCATATCTAGAGATGGAATCTATTTCTTGGGTAGACGTACAAGGTTTAGGCAGTCAAGATATATTACAACGATTGGGTAAGGTTTTTGAGTTACCTCCTCTAGTTTTAGAAGATATAGTTAATGTACCGGAGCGTCCTAAAATAGAGGATTATGAAGACCAATTGCTATTCATTGCCCGCATGGTAGTAGCAAAAGAAAAAACATGTGGTTTTTACAGCGAGCAAGTGAGTTTGATATTAGGAAAAAATTATTTGCTGACAGTACAAGAAGAACCAGAACATGATTGTTTTGAAGGAGTGCGATCGCGAATTGAAAAAAACAAAGGTATCATCCGCAAACAGGGAGCCGATTATTTAGCTTACGCCGTGTTAGATGCAATTATTGATGGTTTTTTCCCAGTGCTAGAGCTTTATGGTGAGCGAATCGAAGAGTTAGAAGAGGAGGTTATAGTCAGACCTAACCCACAAACACTACAAAATATTTATAAAATTAGGCGAGAATTACTGCAACTGCGTCGTGCTATCTGGCCCCAGCGAGATGCAATTAATTCTTTGATTCGAGATGGCAGTGATTTGATTGGTGAGGAAGTGCGAATCTACTTGCGAGACTGTTATGACCATACAGTGCAAGTGATGGACATGGTGGAAACTTACCGAGAACTAGCATCTGGATTAATGGATGTGTACCTTTCGGCAGTGAGTAATAAAATGAATGAAATCATGAAGGTACTAACGATAGTTTCAACAATTTTTATTCCACTGACTTTTATTGCCGGAGTATATGGGATGAATTTCAGTACTGAAAAATCGCCATATAATATGCCTGAATTGAATTGGTATTGGGGCTATCCACTTTGCTTGGCAGTCATGGCTGCGATCGCACTTGGTTTGCTATTCTTTTTTTGGCAACGAGGCTGGCTACAAAATTCTGTAACAATGAAGCGTAATTAA
- the groL gene encoding chaperonin GroEL (60 kDa chaperone family; promotes refolding of misfolded polypeptides especially under stressful conditions; forms two stacked rings of heptamers to form a barrel-shaped 14mer; ends can be capped by GroES; misfolded proteins enter the barrel where they are refolded when GroES binds) gives MAKIIAFDEESRRALERGVNALADAVKITLGPKGRNVLLEKKFGAPQIVNDGITVAKEIELEDPLENTGARLIQEVASKTKDVAGDGTTTATVLAQALIREGLKNVAAGSNPVSLKRGIDKTIEALVKEIAKIAKPVEGSAIAQVATVSAGNDEEVGQMLAQAMEKVTKDGVITVEESKSLTTELEVVEGMQIDRGYISPYFVTNNERQIVEFENARILVTDKKISSIQDLVPVLEKVARSGQPLLIIAEDVEGDALATLVVNKARGVLTVAAIKAPGFGDRRKALLEDIAILTDGQLISEEIGLSLDTASLEALGTARKITIDKESTTIVAGSVTKPEVQKRISQIRRQLEETDSDYDQEKLQERIAKLAGGVAVIKVGAATETELKDRKLRIEDALNATKAAVEEGIVPGGGTTLIHLAKTVEAIKNSLEDEEEKIGADIVGRALEAPLRQIAENAGAEGSVIVSKVRDSDFNIGYNAATGEFEDLIAAGIIDPAKVVRSALQNAGSIAGLVLTTEAIVVEKPEKKSAAPAPDMGGMGGMGGMGGMGGMGGMGGMF, from the coding sequence ATGGCGAAAATTATTGCATTTGACGAGGAATCTCGGCGAGCTCTAGAAAGGGGTGTTAACGCCCTTGCGGATGCCGTAAAAATCACCTTGGGGCCCAAAGGTCGCAATGTCCTTTTAGAGAAAAAATTTGGCGCACCCCAAATTGTCAATGATGGTATCACTGTTGCGAAGGAAATTGAATTAGAAGATCCTTTGGAAAATACTGGTGCAAGACTCATCCAGGAAGTAGCCTCAAAAACTAAAGATGTCGCTGGGGATGGCACCACCACTGCCACAGTTTTAGCCCAAGCCTTGATTCGGGAAGGTTTGAAGAACGTCGCGGCGGGTAGTAACCCAGTTAGCTTGAAGCGCGGGATCGACAAAACTATTGAAGCACTGGTAAAAGAAATTGCCAAGATAGCCAAGCCAGTAGAAGGAAGTGCGATCGCTCAAGTTGCCACTGTCTCTGCTGGTAATGATGAAGAAGTTGGCCAAATGCTAGCCCAAGCAATGGAAAAAGTCACCAAAGATGGTGTAATTACCGTTGAAGAATCTAAATCCCTCACAACTGAACTAGAAGTAGTTGAGGGGATGCAGATTGACAGAGGCTATATTTCTCCCTACTTCGTCACCAACAACGAGCGGCAAATCGTGGAATTTGAAAACGCCCGGATCTTGGTTACTGACAAAAAAATCAGCAGCATCCAGGATTTAGTACCGGTGTTGGAAAAAGTCGCCCGTTCTGGTCAGCCCTTGCTGATCATCGCTGAAGATGTGGAAGGGGACGCTTTGGCAACTTTGGTGGTGAACAAAGCGCGGGGTGTACTTACCGTAGCTGCGATCAAAGCACCTGGGTTTGGCGATCGCCGCAAAGCTTTGTTAGAAGATATTGCTATTCTCACCGATGGACAGTTGATTTCTGAAGAAATCGGCTTAAGTTTGGATACTGCTTCTTTAGAAGCGCTGGGAACTGCTCGCAAAATCACCATTGACAAAGAAAGCACCACGATTGTAGCTGGCAGTGTCACCAAGCCAGAGGTGCAAAAGCGGATTAGTCAAATTCGCAGGCAGTTGGAAGAAACCGATTCTGACTACGATCAAGAAAAACTGCAAGAACGGATCGCCAAACTTGCTGGCGGTGTGGCAGTGATTAAAGTGGGTGCGGCAACCGAAACCGAACTCAAAGATCGCAAACTGCGGATTGAAGACGCGCTGAACGCTACTAAAGCCGCCGTGGAAGAAGGTATTGTTCCTGGTGGTGGAACGACCCTAATTCACTTAGCTAAGACAGTAGAAGCGATTAAAAACAGCCTAGAAGATGAAGAAGAAAAGATTGGGGCTGATATAGTTGGACGAGCGCTAGAAGCTCCTTTGCGCCAAATAGCAGAGAACGCTGGTGCTGAAGGTTCTGTGATCGTCTCTAAAGTCCGAGATAGCGACTTCAACATTGGCTACAACGCTGCTACCGGCGAATTTGAAGACTTGATCGCTGCTGGCATTATCGACCCTGCCAAAGTCGTGCGTTCAGCTTTGCAAAACGCTGGTTCCATTGCTGGTTTGGTCTTAACCACCGAAGCGATCGTTGTTGAAAAGCCGGAGAAGAAATCCGCTGCTCCTGCCCCTGATATGGGCGGTATGGGCGGTATGGGCGGCATGGGTGGCATGGGCGGCATGGGCGGCATGGGCGGCATGTTCTAA
- a CDS encoding MraY family glycosyltransferase encodes MNLDNSLKSLGIADPSGTGWLAVVFTFLLACLVTWRLIPTIRKFALRVGWADQPNARRLNREPLPNAGGLAIYAGVIAALVLASLLRPIELQNVLAQVLTILLGGSILVLVGFIDDQFGLPPSVRLWAQIVTALLLVANGISVKVLFGTPIDSLLSMSLTVLWVVGITNAINLMDGMDGLAGGISFITAMSLLGVAAQFNNRAAAILVLAALGGAALGFLRHNFYPSRIIMGDAGAYFFGYVLAATSILGKLQQNTVYALIPTVLFLLLPVLDTTQVFVRRLLAGNNPLSTPGKDHLHHSLLAWGLSQRHAAFTLWSITLVFNLLAMRIQGMSLAVILTTASSIIILLGFTVWQRIRQQP; translated from the coding sequence ATGAATCTAGACAACTCCCTTAAGTCCCTTGGTATTGCCGACCCTAGCGGCACCGGCTGGTTGGCGGTAGTATTTACGTTCCTCTTGGCTTGCCTTGTAACTTGGCGTTTAATTCCGACAATCCGCAAATTCGCCTTGCGCGTAGGTTGGGCTGACCAACCCAATGCACGGCGACTCAATCGAGAACCTTTACCCAATGCAGGGGGGCTGGCTATCTACGCGGGTGTGATTGCCGCGCTGGTATTAGCTAGCCTTTTACGACCTATCGAACTCCAAAACGTATTGGCTCAGGTGCTGACTATTCTTTTGGGGGGTTCGATATTAGTCCTTGTGGGTTTTATCGATGATCAATTCGGCTTACCGCCCTCTGTTCGATTGTGGGCGCAAATTGTCACGGCCCTGTTGCTAGTCGCTAATGGTATCAGTGTCAAAGTTCTGTTTGGCACACCCATCGACTCGCTCCTGTCCATGTCGCTAACAGTACTATGGGTAGTAGGAATTACTAACGCCATCAACTTGATGGATGGTATGGATGGCTTGGCAGGAGGAATCAGCTTTATTACCGCCATGAGTTTGTTGGGGGTTGCAGCCCAATTTAACAATCGGGCGGCGGCAATCTTGGTACTCGCAGCCTTGGGGGGTGCAGCACTAGGCTTTTTGCGCCATAACTTCTATCCATCACGAATTATTATGGGTGATGCCGGAGCATACTTTTTCGGCTATGTGCTGGCAGCAACTAGTATTTTAGGCAAACTGCAACAAAACACAGTTTATGCGCTGATTCCCACGGTTTTATTTCTGTTGTTACCAGTGCTGGACACCACTCAAGTATTTGTGCGGCGGCTACTAGCAGGAAATAACCCTCTAAGTACTCCTGGCAAAGATCATCTGCACCACAGCTTACTTGCTTGGGGACTCTCCCAGCGTCATGCTGCATTTACGCTTTGGTCAATTACCTTAGTTTTCAACTTGCTGGCGATGAGAATACAAGGTATGAGTTTGGCTGTGATCCTGACTACCGCCAGTAGTATTATCATTCTTTTAGGCTTTACTGTCTGGCAAAGGATACGTCAACAGCCTTAG